A single Antechinus flavipes isolate AdamAnt ecotype Samford, QLD, Australia chromosome 5, AdamAnt_v2, whole genome shotgun sequence DNA region contains:
- the GSG1 gene encoding germ cell-specific gene 1 protein yields MDFLKLLALHHHTIVAVILNMLALCLSTTSFLGSYWCVGTQKVPKPLCGKSMATKCIGMPVPVDGGSSNASSQEVVNYSWETGDDRFSFRYFHSGMWLSCEENMESSGEKCRSFIELTPPVERGILWFSLGSEIVYISLLFISLLLLLLELFFPGNPGCGLKLDAFAAMSSVLSGLLGMVAHMMYTQVFQATVNLGPEDWRPHTWDYGWAFYMAWVSFICCMMSAVTTLNTYTKLVLEFKCSHYKSFKENLSHSSSLHYQCLLLQKQQQWQQQQQSRSPTNSRDQLSSFYQDQNQSVHSVSVGVDFCSELQEKMLSQEPRMKLSEVLESLVEEEQC; encoded by the exons ATGGATTTCTTGAAGCTCCTGGCCCTCCATCATCATACTATTGTAGCAGTCATCCTCAACATGCTGGCCCTCTGTCTCTCTACCACATCCTTCCTTGGCAGTTACTGGTGTGTGGGCACACAGAAAGTGCCCAAGCCCTTGTGTGGGAAGAGTATGGCTACCAAGTGCATTGGGATGCCCGTGCCCGTGGATGGGGGGAGCAGCAATGCATCAAGTCAGGAAGTGGTGAACTACAGCTGGGAGACGGGAGACGACCGCTTCTCCTTTCGCTATTTCCATTCCGGAATGTGGCTCTCGTGCGAAGAGAACATGGAAAGCTCAG ggGAGAAGTGCCGCAGTTTCATTGAACTCACACCACCAGTCGAAAGAG GAATACTTTGGTTTTCCCTGGGGTCAGAGATTGTCTACATCAGTCTGCTATTCATCAGCCTCCTCCTATTGCTACTGGAATTGTTCTTTCCTGGCAACCCTGGCTGTGGACTAAAGCTTGATGCCTTTGCTGCTATGTCCTCAGTTTTATCAG GCCTTTTGGGGATGGTGGCACACATGATGTATACACAAGTTTTCCAGGCAACTGTCAACTTGGGACCAGAAGACTGGAGGCCACATACTTGGGATTATGGCTGGGCCTTCTA CATGGCCTGGGTTTCTTTCATCTGTTGCATGATGTCAGCCGTCACAACTCTCAACACCTATACTAAGCTGGTACTGGAATTCAAGTGTAGCCACTACAAATCCTTCAAAGAGAACCTGAGCCACTCTTCGTCCCTACACTACCAATGCCTTCTGctgcagaagcagcagcagtggcagcagcagcagcagtcacGGTCTCCAACCAACTCCAGGGACCAACTGAGCAGCTTCTACCAGGACCAAAACCAGTCTGTCCACTCGGTCTCCGTAGGGGTTGACTTTTGCTCAGAGCTACAGGAGAAGATGCTTTCACAAGAGCCTAGGATGAAACTAAGCGAAGTGCTTGAATCATTAGTTGAGGAAGAACAATGTTAG